The Musa acuminata AAA Group cultivar baxijiao chromosome BXJ1-3, Cavendish_Baxijiao_AAA, whole genome shotgun sequence genome window below encodes:
- the LOC135633622 gene encoding pentatricopeptide repeat-containing protein At4g04370-like produces MKLCGDGGATFHSLLADYRSLLARGLPPPAHTFPPLLRACAASSSVLLPLGLALHLHALLLGHFPADPFVCSSLLHLYSSSGSLPFARRVFDDSPLKSSVVPWSALIAAYSRAGRPGIAFSLLHDMRQSDVRPNSVTFLSLLPLDLVPLQCLHASVVRHGFESDLVLANSLVSAYGRCSVALARRLFDSMPLRDVISWNSLLSGYSRIGCVREAFDLFAEMRSDGIHADHPTYASLLSSVVNSSDGGGREGLVRLGKLAHAALLTSGHELDAHVETALTGMYLKFGVYGDAFLLFERSSDRRDVVSWTAMISGLVQSGAADKALIVFHQMLRSGPAPAASTLASAFSACAQLGSSKLGASIHGHVFRQGLHLDVPAQNSLVSMYAKGGRLRQSLYVFQAMEDRDLVSWNSVISGCAQNGHLVEAFFLFGRMRVESQKPDTITAVALFQVCAAMGALHHGKLVHCFVIRHEIDPSIALDTSLVDMYAKCGDLRAALRCFASMPEQDLVSWGAIIAGYGSHGMGELALRVYKDFRNRGMEPNDVIFLAVLSACSHAGLVSEGLRILKSMTEQFSLKPSLEHWGCVIDLLCRAGRLEEALGFANTMTPRPNADILGMLLDACRTNGLVSLAEAVAKQIAALRPDSANSYVQLAHSYAAMRRWDGVGEAWVQMRERGLKKAPAWSFVELNGIITTFFAEHQTHSQQDEILFLLKMLNGEMREISGSSAYRRWESSMLDFGGDSGEIGDSCWSAVA; encoded by the coding sequence ATGAAACTATGCGGCGACGGAGGCGCCACCTTCCACTCCCTCCTCGCCGACTACCGCTCTCTGCTCGCCCGCGGTCTGCCCCCTCCCGCGCACACCTTCCCTCCCCTCCTCCGCGCCTGTgccgcctcctcctccgtctTACTCCCCCTCGGCCTCGCCCTCCACCTCCACGCCCTCCTCCTCGGCCACTTCCCCGCCGACCCCTTCGTCTGCTCCTCACTCCTCCACCTGTACTCCTCCTCCGGCTCCCTCCCCTTCGCTCGCCGCGTCTTCGACGACAGCCCACTCAAGTCTTCCGTCGTCCCCTGGTCCGCCCTCATTGCCGCCTACTCCCGCGCCGGCCGGCCCGGAATCGCATTCTCTCTCCTCCATGACATGCGCCAGAGCGACGTCCGCCCCAACTCTGTCACCTTCCTCTCCCTGCTCCCGCTCGATCTCGTTCCCCTCCAATGCCTTCACGCCTCCGTCGTCCGCCACGGCTTCGAGTCCGACCTCGTCCTGGCCAACTCCTTGGTGAGCGCCTACGGGAGGTGCAGCGTCGCGCTGGCTCGGAGGCTGTTTGATTCAATGCCCCTTAGAGATGTCATCTCGTGGAACTCACTGCTTTCCGGTTACTCCAGGATCGGTTGCGTTCGGGAGGCGTTCGATTTGTTTGCCGAAATGAGAAGCGACGGAATTCACGCCGATCATCCAACGTACGCATCTCTGTTGTCCTCCGTCGTCAACAGCAgcgatggaggaggaagagaggggtTGGTTCGTTTAGGCAAGTTAGCCCATGCGGCACTGTTAACATCTGGGCATGAACTGGACGCCCACGTCGAGACCGCGCTCACCGGCATGTACTTGAAGTTTGGGGTCTATGGCGACGCGTTTCTGCTCTTTGAACGCTCGTCGGACCGGCGGGACGTCGTGTCGTGGACCGCCATGATCTCCGGCCTCGTCCAGAGTGGTGCAGCTGACAAGGCACTGATAGTTTTCCACCAGATGCTGCGGTCGGGACCGGCGCCCGCGGCTTCGACCTTAGCCAGTGCTTTCTCAGCCTGCGCGCAGTTGGGGTCGTCCAAACTCGGAGCTTCCATCCATGGTCATGTGTTCCGGCAAGGCTTGCACCTGGATGTTCCTGCCCAGAATTCACTCGTCAGCATGTACGCAAAGGGCGGTCGTCTGAGGCAGAGCCTGTACGTGTTTCAGGCGATGGAGGATCGAGACCTCGTGTCGTGGAACTCGGTGATCTCGGGCTGTGCTCAGAACGGTCATCTGGTTGAGGCCTTCTTCCTTTTCGGCAGAATGAGGGTGGAGTCGCAGAAGCCTGATACGATAACTGCGGTTGCGCTCTTCCAGGTATGTGCCGCCATGGGCGCGCTTCACCATGGCAAGCTGGTTCACTGTTTTGTGATCAGACACGAGATAGATCCGTCCATCGCCCTCGATACATCTCTGGTCGACATGTACGCGAAGTGCGGCGATCTGAGAGCGGCTCTGAGATGCTTCGCGTCGATGCCAGAACAGGATCTCGTGTCGTGGGGTGCGATCATCGCTGGATACGGCAGCCATGGAATGGGAGAATTGGCTCTTCGAGTGTACAAGGATTTCCGCAACAGGGGAATGGAGCCGAACGATGTCATATTTCTAGCCGTGCTCTCGGCTTGCAGTCACGCAGGGCTTGTTTCCGAGGGCCTCAGGATTCTGAAGTCCATGACAGAGCAGTTCAGCTTGAAGCCCAGTCTCGAGCACTGGGGATGCGTCATCGATCTCCTGTGCAGGGCCGGAAGGTTGGAAGAAGCGCTGGGTTTCGCGAACACGATGACGCCGAGGCCCAATGCAGATATCTTGGGGATGCTTCTTGATGCTTGCAGGACGAATGGATTGGTGTCATTAGCGGAGGCGGTGGCGAAGCAGATAGCTGCACTGAGGCCGGATTCTGCCAATAGCTACGTCCAACTGGCTCACAGCTACGCCGCGATGCGAAGGTGGGATGGCGTGGGAGAGGCGTGGGTGCAGATGAGAGAACGAGGGTTGAAGAAAGCACCGGCATGGAGTTTCGTGGAATTGAATGGGATCATCACCACATTTTTCGCAGAGCATCAGACGCACTCTCAGCAGGATGAGATACTCTTTTTGCTGAAGATGCTCAACGGCGagatgagagaaatcagtggaagctcCGCGTATCGGCGGTGGGAGAGCAGTATGTTGGATTTTGGGGGCGATTCAGGTGAGATAGGTGACAGTTGCTGGTCTGCGGTTGCATGA
- the LOC103979951 gene encoding uncharacterized protein LOC103979951 produces the protein MVRKVERGCRSDMLTDLLLRVNGSNSLRFTVNGSNTIKGAWHTASAYHRLYKRRAVALYIRQRKSRGGDRAATPTLRRALLRFRSRNLRDMDDPELEAIRQRRMQELMAKHGIGNQQNGEPQKAQEEAKREAEEHRQLMLSQILSAQARERLARIALVKPDKARGVEDVLLRAAQMGQLTEKVSEEKLISLLEQINNQTSKQTKVTIQRRRSVLDDDD, from the exons ATGGTCAGGAAAGTGGAAAGAGGATGCAGATCCGATATGTTAACGGATCTACTATTAAGGGTTAATGGATCTAATTCCTTGCGGTTTACGGTTAATGGATCTAATACTATTAAGGGTGCGTGGCATACAGCTTCTGCTTACCACCGACTCTATAAAAGGAGAGCGGTAGCGTTATACATCCGCCAAAGGAAAAGCCGGGGCGGAGATCGAGCAGCGACTCCAACACTCCGACGAGCTCTGCTGAGATTCCGATCTCGAAACCTTCGCGACATG GATGACCCGGAGCTAGAAGCCATTAGGCAAAGAAGAATGCAAGAGTTGATGGCAAAACatggcatt GGTAATCAGCAAAATGGTGAGCCGCAGAAGGCACAAGAAGAGGCCAAAAG AGAAGCAGAAGAGCATAGGCAACTGATGCTTAGTCAGATATTATCAGCTCAAGCAAGAGAAAGGC TTGCTCGTATTGCTTTGGTGAAACCTGATAAAGCAAGAGGCGTGGAGGATGTTCTTCTTAGAGCTGCTCAAATGGGACAGCTAACTGAAAAG GTATCGGAAGAGAAGCTTATTTCACTTCTGGAGCAGATCAACAACCAAACAAGCAAACAGACAAAAGTTACT ATCCAGCGACGCCGAAGTGTACTTGACGATGATGATTAG
- the LOC103979949 gene encoding uncharacterized protein LOC103979949: MADKTLAYSAVTVAVAGDKEEKAYKQDSADGEEEMAFEEAIDGGEEETAYKEAAVDVEVDSADEEAAVTAVDRDAAVELLEEIRALKDERSDLQRERANLLRDLSDARTKLAGAESDLKTVAGQASRLEGEVRIIQDDLSTANIVSMEQEEMVRRLEGELRIAQDGLSTAHIAAMEQEEKVRRLEGELRIAQDDLSTAHSAAVEQEEKVRRLESELRITQDDLSTANIAATEHEENVRRLNNSIKDLEAKFKVKINDLETTVKVLEEELRVSKQKERDEAEKFAAVEEELMTKIAELRSTVEIDKEEKAFEIDGKVDAGVLPVHSQALRTSAVIGIVALAAGAVVCLQLAKRR, translated from the coding sequence ATGGCCGACAAAACCCTCGCTTACTCAGCCGTCACCGTCGCCGTCGCTGGCGACAAGGAGGAGAAGGCTTATAAGCAAGACTCGGCTGACGGCGAGGAGGAAATGGCCTTTGAGGAAGCCATCGACGGTGGTGAGGAGGAGACGGCATATAAAGAAGCCGCCGTCGACGTTGAGGTGGATAGTGCCGATGAGGAGGCCGCTGTCACCGCCGTCGACCGCGACGCCGCCGTCGAGCTCCTCGAGGAGATCCGGGCGCTCAAGGATGAGCGGTCTGACCTCCAGCGCGAACGGGCTAATCTCCTCCGCGACCTGTCCGACGCCCGAACGAAGCTTGCCGGCGCTGAGTCTGACCTTAAGACTGTCGCCGGCCAGGCCAGCCGCCTCGAGGGCGAGGTCCGCATCATTCAAGACGATCTCTCCACCGCAAACATCGTCTCTATGGAGCAGGAGGAAATGGTCCGCCGCCTCGAGGGCGAGCTCCGCATCGCACAAGACGGCCTCTCCACTGCGCACATCGCTGCTATGGAGCAGGAGGAAAAGGTCCGCCGCCTCGAGGGTGAGCTCCGCATCGCACAAGACGACCTCTCCACTGCGCACAGCGCCGCTGTGGAGCAGGAGGAAAAGGTCCGCCGCCTCGAAAGTGAGCTCCGCATCACACAAGACGACCTCTCTACTGCAAACATTGCCGCTACTGAGCATGAGGAAAATGTCCGCCGCCTCAATAACTCGATCAAGGACCTCGAAGCCAAGTTCAAGGTCAAGATCAACGACCTGGAGACCACGGTCAAGGTTCTCGAGGAGGAACTCAGGGTATCCAAGCAGAAAGAGAGGGATGAGGCGGAGAAGTTTGCCGCTGTGGAAGAGGAGTTGATGACTAAGATCGCTGAATTAAGGTCTACGGTGGAGATCGATAAGGAGGAAAAGGCCTTTGAAATTGATGGCAAGGTAGATGCTGGGGTCCTTCCTGTGCACTCCCAGGCGCTGCGGACGTCGGCCGTGATTGGAATTGTGGCCTTGGCGGCAGGGGCTGTAGTGTGTCTTCAGCTCGCAAAACGGAGGTAG
- the LOC135633633 gene encoding two pore potassium channel c-like — MSMDKLLSTKTPESIQNCSHELSDHRNSNSSHHFSYLTSFPCCRTLPTLAVPLLDTPVIKEPNEHSTKASRRSYSAPSIFTCIKESQALALDAEPADSPTTRSPWIVRQAIVGAILYISVGIIVFMVRQGSFKGHRTFPLVDGLYFAIVSMCTIGYGDIVPHTSFTKLFTCAFILVGFGFVDVLLNGLLTYVLDKQEAVLLSAVDESRRNVIFRTYVMDMRKGRMRVRMKVGLALCVVICCVAVGTVMVHVLEGLAWLDSFYLSVTSVTTVGYGDYTFLTMKGRLFASVWLLVSTLAVAKAFLYLTELRIEKRNRRTAEWVLKRKMTAGDLMAADLDNNGSISKSEFVIYKLKEMGKISEKDIMLICNQFDELNAGKCGKITLSDLVQESPLTNPWKNS; from the exons ATGTCCATGGACAAGCTTTTGTCAACCAAGACACCGGAATCCATACAGAATTGCTCTCATGAGCTCTCAGATCATCGCAACAGCAACTCATCTCATCACTTCAGCTATCTCACCAGTTTTCCATGCTGCAGAACCTTACCCACTCTTGCTGTTCCACTCCTTGACACACCAGTGATCAAGGAGCCCAATGAGCATTCCACTAAAGCCTCTCGCCGGTCCTACTCTGCCCCATCCATATTCACCTGCATCAAGGAAAGTCAAGCCCTGGCACTCGATGCCGAACCTGCAGATTCTCCGACCACGCGTTCACCATGGATTGTGCGGCAAGCCATAGTTGGAGCAATCCTGTACATCTCGGTAGGGATCATCGTCTTCATGGTGAGGCAAGGGAGCTTCAAGGGGCACAGAACGTTTCCACTGGTCGACGGGCTATACTTCGCCATCGTGAGCATGTGCACAATCGGGTATGGCGACATAGTGCCTCACACCAGCTTCACCAAGCTCTTTACCTGTGCGTTCATTCTGGTGGGCTTCGGCTTCGTGGATGTCCTCCTCAATGGGTTGCTGACCTACGTGCTCGACAAGCAGGAGGCAGTGCTGCTCAGCGCCGTAGACGAGAGCCGTCGCAACGTGATCTTCAGGACGTATGTGATGGACATGAGGAAGGGGCGGATGAGGGTGCGGATGAAGGTGGGGTTGGCACTGTGTGTCGTTATCTGCTGTGTTGCGGTGGGGACTGTGATGGTGCACGTCCTGGAGGGGCTGGCTTGGCTCGACAGCTTCTATCTCTCGGTGACCTCCGTGACGACAGTGGGGTACGGGGACTACACCTTCTTGACGATGAAGGGGAGGCTGTTTGCATCAGTGTGGCTGCTGGTGAGCACTCTCGCTGTCGCCAAGGCGTTCTTGTATCTGACCGAGCTCAGGATCGAGAAAAGGAATCGAAGGACTGCAGAGTGGGTGCTCAAGAGGAAGATGACCGCGGGAGATCTGATGGCAGCAGACCTGGACAATAATGGATCCATAAG CAAATCAGAGTTTGTGATCTACAAGCTCAAGGAGATGGGGAAGATCTCAGAGAAGGACATCATGTTAATCTGCAACCAGTTTGATGAACTCAACGCTGGGAAGTGTGGAAAGATCACGCTGTCAGATCTCGTCCAAGAGTCACCACTGACAAATCCATGGAAGAACAGCTGA